One segment of Desulfosudis oleivorans Hxd3 DNA contains the following:
- a CDS encoding general secretion pathway protein GspB: MTLREKIIVVLAGIALLYGAYELGLKNLFSGAGDKIAQTAAPRTDAGLSGFTMELAARTGHSGLSDREQYILDHRHSRWDTDPFVAPETLAAMRNPESGGTTSDSGQTRFVYSGYIAIGNVRLAVINGREYEEGERLVDGGYVLRRIQPTRVVLSGDGGGEVTVKLKEIDVKVE, from the coding sequence ATGACGCTTCGGGAAAAAATTATTGTGGTGCTGGCGGGAATCGCCCTTTTATATGGCGCCTATGAGCTGGGCTTGAAAAACCTGTTTTCCGGCGCCGGCGATAAAATAGCGCAAACGGCCGCTCCCCGGACGGATGCGGGCCTTTCGGGTTTTACAATGGAACTGGCGGCACGGACCGGCCATTCAGGGCTGTCGGACAGGGAACAGTATATTCTTGATCATCGGCACAGCCGGTGGGACACGGATCCCTTTGTGGCGCCGGAGACCCTGGCCGCCATGCGAAATCCCGAGAGCGGCGGAACAACCAGCGACAGCGGCCAGACCCGTTTTGTCTATTCCGGGTATATTGCCATCGGGAATGTGAGACTGGCCGTGATCAACGGCCGGGAATACGAGGAGGGGGAGCGGCTGGTTGACGGCGGCTACGTGTTGCGCCGCATTCAGCCGACCCGGGTGGTGCTGTCGGGTGACGGCGGCGGAGAGGTGACCGTAAAGCTGAAGGAAATCGACGTAAAGGTGGAATAA
- the pilQ gene encoding type IV pilus secretin PilQ → MMMENQWGARMGRRVLWICLVALCVSWGCAKDRSAVQQQDFLEKWQARAEASKGYSPGPSPDMESLAVVEAAEEKGNAIETIDVKPGYKLGAEDGNALIGLEELPDTPVTIHMTDTDIAVILRALTKAAGKNIIIGAGVSGRANINAEGVPWKEAFAGLLRTHGLTYNRIGDTLRIKTLADIQQDFAIENAYRKQQGERSVTQVFFLKYSEAADVANLLKPVTARAASAEGVKEAQQSVVVDKRNNAVIVHTPLPGIEQCAALIRQIDRPTRQVLIEAHIVETSKDTARQLGIQWGGVAKDKQHSWFTGATEGPAGQTLFDANGVPVAANPTGNWAANFPASLGNTGLSLGYIYQDLGQSLIAAQLTALEEDGKLNILSSPSITTLDNSAAVIESGRDVPFQTVEDNEVNIEWKKAVLSLAVTPHIIDASTLRVKIKTHKDELDWSNAVLTDGNPTIITKNAETEMILFDGQTTVIGGLNKQSSSQSQFGVPLLGRIPILGFFFRSTSRSNDMEEVLIFITPHILEPYTAATGAGADKEKTVAPGGDS, encoded by the coding sequence ATGATGATGGAAAATCAGTGGGGGGCAAGAATGGGCCGGCGTGTCCTGTGGATTTGCCTGGTGGCTCTGTGTGTGTCGTGGGGATGCGCAAAAGACCGGTCGGCGGTGCAGCAGCAGGACTTCCTGGAAAAATGGCAGGCCCGGGCCGAGGCCTCAAAGGGGTATTCGCCGGGTCCGTCGCCGGACATGGAAAGCCTGGCTGTGGTGGAAGCCGCTGAAGAAAAAGGCAATGCCATCGAGACCATTGACGTCAAGCCCGGTTACAAGCTGGGCGCGGAAGACGGCAACGCCCTGATCGGCCTCGAGGAGCTGCCCGACACGCCGGTGACCATTCACATGACAGACACCGATATCGCCGTTATCCTTCGGGCGCTGACCAAGGCCGCCGGCAAAAACATCATCATCGGCGCCGGTGTGAGCGGCCGGGCCAACATCAATGCCGAGGGCGTGCCGTGGAAGGAAGCCTTTGCCGGCCTGCTGCGGACCCACGGGCTGACCTACAACCGCATCGGCGACACCCTGCGCATCAAGACCCTGGCCGATATTCAGCAGGATTTTGCCATTGAAAACGCATACCGCAAGCAGCAGGGCGAGCGCAGTGTCACCCAGGTGTTTTTTCTGAAGTATTCTGAGGCCGCTGACGTGGCCAACCTGCTCAAGCCGGTCACGGCCCGGGCGGCATCGGCGGAAGGTGTAAAAGAGGCACAGCAGAGCGTTGTGGTGGACAAGCGGAACAACGCGGTGATCGTGCATACACCCCTGCCCGGTATCGAACAGTGCGCGGCCCTGATTCGGCAGATCGACCGGCCCACCCGGCAGGTGCTGATCGAGGCCCATATCGTGGAGACCTCCAAGGATACGGCCCGTCAGCTGGGCATCCAGTGGGGCGGCGTGGCCAAGGACAAGCAGCACAGCTGGTTTACCGGGGCCACAGAAGGGCCCGCGGGCCAAACCCTGTTTGACGCCAACGGTGTCCCGGTGGCGGCCAACCCCACCGGTAACTGGGCCGCCAATTTCCCGGCCAGCCTGGGCAACACAGGACTTTCCCTTGGTTATATTTACCAGGACCTGGGCCAGAGCCTGATCGCGGCCCAGCTTACGGCCCTTGAGGAGGATGGGAAGCTGAACATTCTCTCCTCGCCCTCCATCACTACTTTAGACAACAGCGCGGCGGTGATCGAAAGCGGCCGGGATGTCCCCTTCCAGACCGTGGAAGACAACGAGGTAAACATCGAGTGGAAAAAAGCGGTGTTAAGCCTTGCGGTGACGCCCCACATCATCGACGCTTCAACCCTGCGCGTTAAAATCAAAACCCACAAGGACGAGCTGGATTGGTCCAACGCGGTCCTGACCGACGGCAACCCCACCATTATCACCAAGAACGCGGAAACCGAGATGATCCTGTTTGACGGCCAGACCACGGTGATCGGCGGTCTTAACAAACAGTCGTCGTCCCAGAGCCAGTTCGGGGTTCCGCTGCTGGGCCGCATACCGATCCTGGGTTTTTTCTTCCGGTCCACGAGCCGGTCCAATGACATGGAAGAGGTGCTGATTTTTATCACGCCGCACATTCTGGAACCCTATACCGCCGCCACTGGCGCGGGAGCCGACAAGGAGAAAACGGTTGCGCCGGGCGGGGATTCCTGA
- a CDS encoding ExeA family protein — protein MDYFNLLQLKREPFSNAPDPDLFFPSFAHHDCMQKVELAVRLRRGLNVVVGDVGTGKTTLCRTLIRRLAEDKKIHSHLFLDPAFSSPGEFLSALLFAFTGTAQDARSDENMLKERVKNFLFLACAENEEIHLVILDEGQKLPGFALEILRELLNYETNEHKLLQIVIFAQPELEQVMEARENFKDRVNLFYRLGPLSFRETVGFIRFRITRASDGRAAVSFTPLALWRIYRLSRGYPRKIIHLCHQVLLALIIQNKTRVTSGLVNVSAHRTTREVLVRRPPAAPLVAGILVGFVLIAGGLFLLPQGRADKETVSFTAVEPSGNSQQETTPAQETAVSATASLTVDPTPETGPAPTSPLVVEETAPVLSEKTAPVLEAVTVELPRKVKRPRLSKIMVIKPQAEKPADGVPAVISATDRPDDGALPGDGSAE, from the coding sequence ATGGACTATTTCAACCTGTTGCAGTTAAAACGGGAGCCCTTTTCCAACGCGCCTGATCCTGACCTGTTTTTTCCCTCTTTTGCCCATCATGACTGCATGCAGAAGGTGGAACTGGCCGTTCGCCTGCGGCGGGGCCTTAACGTGGTTGTCGGCGATGTGGGTACGGGCAAAACCACCCTGTGCCGGACCCTGATACGCCGCCTTGCTGAAGATAAAAAAATTCATTCCCATCTTTTTCTGGACCCGGCCTTTTCTTCACCAGGAGAGTTTTTATCGGCTTTGCTGTTTGCCTTTACCGGCACGGCCCAGGACGCGCGGTCCGACGAAAATATGCTCAAGGAACGGGTTAAAAATTTTCTGTTTTTGGCCTGCGCGGAAAATGAAGAGATTCACCTGGTGATTTTAGACGAAGGCCAGAAGCTTCCCGGCTTTGCCTTAGAGATTCTGCGGGAGCTGCTCAATTATGAGACCAACGAGCACAAGCTGCTGCAGATTGTTATTTTTGCCCAGCCGGAACTGGAACAGGTGATGGAGGCGCGGGAAAATTTCAAGGACCGGGTCAACCTGTTTTACCGGCTGGGGCCGTTGAGTTTCAGGGAGACGGTGGGGTTTATCCGGTTTCGTATCACCCGGGCGTCGGACGGCCGGGCGGCGGTCTCCTTTACGCCCCTGGCCCTGTGGCGTATTTACAGGCTTTCCAGGGGATATCCCCGGAAGATCATTCACCTGTGTCACCAGGTGCTGCTGGCATTGATCATTCAGAACAAGACCCGGGTGACATCCGGCCTGGTCAACGTGTCGGCCCATCGCACCACGCGTGAGGTACTGGTGCGGCGGCCCCCGGCGGCGCCCCTGGTGGCCGGTATTCTTGTGGGGTTTGTGCTGATTGCCGGCGGACTTTTCCTGCTTCCACAGGGAAGGGCTGACAAAGAGACGGTCTCTTTTACTGCCGTCGAACCGTCCGGCAACAGTCAACAGGAAACGACCCCGGCTCAGGAAACCGCTGTTTCGGCAACAGCATCTTTAACGGTTGACCCGACACCGGAAACCGGGCCGGCGCCAACGTCGCCGTTGGTGGTGGAGGAGACGGCTCCGGTCCTGTCCGAGAAAACGGCGCCGGTTTTGGAAGCAGTGACTGTCGAGTTGCCACGAAAGGTCAAAAGGCCACGGCTTTCAAAGATTATGGTAATAAAACCCCAGGCGGAAAAGCCGGCAGACGGCGTGCCCGCCGTTATTTCGGCCACGGACCGGCCGGATGACGGGGCCCTGCCCGGTGACGGATCCGCAGAGTAA
- a CDS encoding GspE/PulE family protein: MPEAGELSGKRTRKKLGEMLVDAGYLTEERLTGYVAAQKRSGLKLGQFLIREGVVSESMIVDLVSRQAGIQRFDPAEFPVTMELAKSLAETVSRKYGAVPLRRGNHLLLVAMTDPLDIRSLDAIEDECDLEVEPVICTEQEFSHLFTQVYGTRIDGFAGEGYDLTETMDYGEDEEPADAGATEISSLQHMAEEAPVVRLVNALLAQAVRQGASDIHISPEKRYVQVRLRVDGVLHEVPAPPKTLFLSIVSRLKILANLDISVSRIPQDGRFTVKIENKEINIRVSTIPTIYGENVVLRLLDTSGGVYTLDQLGMASEDQEKLKRNIQKPYGMILATGPTGSGKSTSLFAMINRINKPDINIITLEDPVEYRIEKIRQAQLNRRAGMTFASGLRSILRQDPDVIMVGEIRDGETAQVATQAALTGHMVFSTVHTNDAAGAITRFIDMGVEPFLVSSVMLVSMAQRLVRKVCEDCAEPYQPPHEALVFMGLENAKKATFKRGKGCAYCMNTGYRGRTGIYEILEIDDDVREMIVSRATSHQITRAAVTAGKLQTLKQDAARKAALGITTVEEAAKGVMG, encoded by the coding sequence ATGCCTGAAGCAGGAGAACTGAGCGGCAAACGCACGCGGAAAAAACTCGGCGAAATGCTGGTGGACGCCGGCTATCTGACCGAGGAGCGACTGACCGGCTATGTGGCGGCCCAGAAGCGCTCCGGTTTGAAGTTGGGCCAGTTCCTCATTCGGGAGGGAGTGGTCAGCGAATCCATGATCGTGGACCTGGTCTCCCGGCAGGCCGGTATTCAGCGGTTTGACCCGGCCGAGTTTCCCGTGACCATGGAACTGGCGAAGAGCCTGGCAGAAACCGTGTCCCGCAAATACGGCGCGGTGCCTTTGCGGCGGGGCAACCACCTCCTGCTGGTGGCCATGACCGACCCCCTGGACATTCGCTCCCTGGATGCCATTGAGGACGAGTGCGACCTGGAGGTGGAACCCGTGATCTGCACGGAACAGGAGTTCTCCCACCTGTTTACCCAGGTTTACGGAACCCGCATCGACGGTTTTGCCGGAGAGGGATACGACCTGACCGAGACCATGGACTACGGAGAAGACGAGGAACCGGCAGACGCCGGGGCCACGGAAATATCCTCTTTGCAGCACATGGCCGAGGAGGCCCCGGTGGTGCGGCTGGTCAACGCCCTGCTGGCCCAGGCGGTGCGGCAGGGTGCCAGTGATATTCACATCAGCCCGGAAAAGCGCTACGTCCAGGTGCGGCTGCGTGTCGATGGTGTTCTGCACGAGGTGCCGGCCCCGCCCAAGACCTTGTTTCTCTCGATTGTCTCCCGGCTCAAGATTCTGGCCAACCTGGACATCTCGGTCTCCAGAATTCCCCAGGACGGCCGCTTTACCGTGAAGATCGAGAACAAGGAGATCAACATCCGGGTTTCCACCATTCCCACCATTTACGGGGAAAATGTGGTGCTGCGGCTGCTGGACACCTCCGGCGGCGTCTACACCCTGGACCAGCTGGGCATGGCTTCTGAAGACCAGGAAAAGCTCAAGCGCAACATTCAGAAACCCTACGGCATGATCCTGGCCACCGGGCCCACGGGCAGCGGCAAAAGCACCTCCCTGTTTGCCATGATCAACCGGATCAACAAGCCGGACATCAACATCATCACCCTGGAAGACCCGGTGGAGTATCGTATCGAAAAGATCCGCCAGGCCCAGTTGAACCGGCGGGCCGGCATGACCTTTGCCAGCGGCCTGCGCTCCATTTTGCGCCAGGACCCGGACGTGATTATGGTGGGCGAAATTCGCGACGGCGAAACCGCCCAGGTGGCCACCCAGGCGGCCCTCACCGGCCACATGGTTTTCAGCACCGTTCACACCAACGACGCGGCCGGCGCCATCACCCGGTTTATCGACATGGGGGTGGAGCCCTTTTTGGTCTCGTCGGTGATGCTGGTCTCCATGGCCCAGCGGCTGGTTCGCAAAGTGTGTGAAGACTGCGCCGAACCCTACCAGCCGCCTCATGAAGCGCTGGTCTTCATGGGCCTGGAAAACGCGAAAAAAGCCACGTTCAAGCGGGGAAAAGGATGCGCCTACTGCATGAACACCGGATACAGAGGCCGCACCGGCATCTACGAGATTCTGGAAATTGATGACGATGTGCGGGAGATGATCGTGTCTCGGGCCACTTCCCACCAGATCACAAGGGCCGCGGTTACTGCCGGCAAGCTTCAGACCCTGAAGCAGGACGCGGCCCGCAAGGCGGCCCTGGGCATTACCACTGTTGAGGAGGCGGCCAAGGGTGTTATGGGATAG
- a CDS encoding type II secretion system F family protein — MTLYSYSALTESGNKITGQMEADNVEGVSQSLALKGYIPLDVRRSTRQRGDRLNAVMAGLLSPVGSRDVVLFTKQFKTMLVAGVPIINIFQTLENQTENRQLRNAIIEMSRDIKEGASLYDAFKKHPAIFSPLYCSMLKAGESSGSLVDVVTRLIYIIEHEAKVKADIRSAMFYPAIVVSFLGVAFVVLLMFVIPKFVTIFQRAGIDLPLPTRICLVLYTFLSSAWPYLLVMAVAGGVLLVRYLKTEQGRFVRDTVLLKIPLIGDLVLKGAMSRFASIFSILQYSGVAVLESMSILGDTLGNAVIRRQLANISDRIREGRGISEPLRRAKYFPPMVINMIAIGEESGNLEDMLSQISVHYDSEVEYATKQLADALGPFLTVALAVVVGFFALAIFLPMWDLTKMV, encoded by the coding sequence ATGACGCTTTACAGCTACAGCGCGCTTACCGAAAGCGGCAACAAGATCACCGGGCAGATGGAGGCCGACAACGTGGAGGGCGTCTCCCAGTCTCTGGCCCTGAAGGGATACATTCCCCTGGATGTCCGGCGGAGCACCCGGCAGCGGGGAGACCGGCTGAACGCCGTTATGGCGGGGCTTCTCTCTCCGGTGGGGTCCAGGGACGTGGTGCTTTTTACCAAGCAGTTCAAGACCATGCTGGTGGCCGGGGTCCCTATTATCAATATATTCCAGACCCTGGAAAACCAGACCGAAAACCGGCAGCTGCGCAACGCCATCATTGAAATGAGCCGGGACATCAAGGAGGGGGCCAGCCTTTACGACGCCTTTAAAAAACACCCGGCCATCTTTTCGCCGCTTTACTGCAGCATGCTCAAGGCCGGCGAGTCTTCCGGCTCCTTGGTGGACGTGGTGACCCGGCTGATCTACATCATCGAGCATGAGGCCAAGGTGAAGGCCGACATCCGGTCCGCCATGTTCTACCCGGCCATCGTGGTCTCGTTTTTGGGTGTCGCCTTTGTGGTGCTGCTGATGTTCGTGATTCCCAAATTTGTTACCATCTTCCAGCGGGCCGGCATTGATCTGCCCCTGCCCACAAGAATCTGCCTGGTCCTTTACACCTTTCTTTCTTCGGCCTGGCCCTATCTCCTGGTGATGGCTGTGGCCGGCGGGGTCCTGCTGGTTCGATATCTAAAAACCGAACAGGGCCGGTTTGTAAGAGACACGGTGCTGCTGAAAATTCCCCTGATCGGGGACCTGGTGCTAAAAGGGGCCATGTCCCGGTTTGCCAGCATCTTTTCCATTCTGCAGTACAGCGGCGTGGCCGTGCTGGAGTCCATGTCCATCCTGGGAGATACCCTGGGAAACGCCGTGATCCGTCGCCAGCTGGCCAACATCAGCGACCGGATTCGGGAGGGCCGGGGCATTTCCGAGCCTCTGCGCCGGGCAAAATATTTTCCCCCCATGGTGATCAACATGATCGCCATTGGAGAAGAATCCGGCAACCTGGAGGACATGCTCTCCCAGATTTCGGTCCATTACGACTCCGAGGTGGAGTATGCCACCAAACAGCTGGCCGATGCCCTGGGCCCGTTTCTTACCGTTGCCCTGGCCGTGGTGGTGGGGTTTTTTGCCCTGGCCATCTTTCTGCCCATGTGGGATTTGACCAAGATGGTGTGA
- a CDS encoding type II secretion system protein, which yields MKKFEKKLLGNQGGFTLIEIIAVLVILGILAAVAVPKFMDLTDDANEKAFEGAAAAAFSNATLSYSRFVLRNDAAPNNINNTPAWTDGTNSVTIEDELGDYTIDSISYNGSATPPVLRITVEKTETSVTFTKSFNLP from the coding sequence ATGAAAAAATTTGAAAAAAAACTTTTGGGCAACCAGGGCGGGTTTACCCTGATTGAAATCATTGCCGTGCTCGTGATCCTGGGTATTCTGGCTGCTGTGGCCGTGCCCAAGTTCATGGACCTGACCGATGATGCCAATGAAAAGGCCTTTGAGGGCGCTGCGGCCGCGGCCTTTTCCAACGCCACGCTTTCTTATTCTCGCTTTGTGCTGAGAAACGACGCGGCACCGAACAATATTAATAACACACCGGCATGGACTGACGGAACCAACAGCGTTACCATTGAGGACGAGCTTGGGGATTATACGATTGACAGTATAAGTTATAACGGCTCAGCCACCCCTCCCGTGCTGAGAATAACTGTAGAGAAGACGGAAACTTCTGTAACCTTCACCAAATCCTTCAACCTGCCATAA
- a CDS encoding tetratricopeptide repeat protein, producing the protein MTHLPDNSSKTIFTISGILVFVLILYGNTFHGDFVFDDVPNIVDRADLHMEGLSLPAVLDACTMGKDGASYVHRPVSNLSFALNHWVGGLRPAGYHVVNLLIHLVATLFVFKAILLLLEIGKVPRPWADRLLIAGVATLLWAAHPMQIQAVTYIVQRMASLAAMFYVVGIWAWLKFRIASAGADSRRPWGFAFLALVTVALALGSKENAALFPAALLLVEACFFDAAWLRRLFVRPVVPVAIVLAAVVGIGIWLFSTSLLNGYVDRPFGLKERLLTEPRILFFYLYQFLAPVPENFSIDHDFTLSTSFVHPVTTLLSVAGILGMLAAALVYRKKYPLACFAVLFYFVHHLIESTVLPLELVFEHRNYLPSMFLFLPVALGLNRLLAIYRQRSRFIYYTIAGVAAFGFLFLGICTYVRNYDWQSPESLWQSAIVKAPDLTRPYHNLAWFYERTGDTDKALALYTVALEKKVHDKRLKKTRTLENMAGIYYQRGNFEKAQNCMAEALALVKAKGRDTGLSRRMERYYMFKLCLIYARTDPSRALDMADHLLAEPAVGPATKSRLFALRARILLAQNHSNAALAELQQALALAPDKTDLFLPLGVAFGFLEESKKGEWFFRQYMAGRPDSGAGWLYLAENRLLAGDTKSARRCMAAFIATRPLTQINKQIKDIETGNPDLPPLMAPAQSLELLGQVVRTGIDRQKGIPCIP; encoded by the coding sequence ATGACTCATCTACCGGACAATTCATCTAAAACAATCTTTACCATCAGCGGCATTCTTGTTTTTGTCCTGATCCTCTATGGCAATACCTTTCACGGCGACTTTGTGTTTGACGATGTGCCCAACATTGTTGACCGGGCCGACCTGCACATGGAGGGCCTGTCCCTGCCGGCCGTTCTCGACGCCTGTACTATGGGAAAAGACGGCGCGTCCTATGTTCACCGGCCGGTGAGCAACCTCTCTTTTGCCCTGAACCACTGGGTCGGCGGGCTGCGACCGGCCGGCTATCATGTGGTCAACCTGCTGATTCACCTGGTGGCCACGCTGTTTGTTTTCAAGGCCATTCTGCTGCTGCTGGAAATTGGAAAGGTCCCTCGACCTTGGGCAGACCGCCTGCTGATCGCGGGGGTGGCCACCCTGCTGTGGGCCGCCCACCCCATGCAGATCCAGGCTGTAACCTATATCGTTCAGCGCATGGCCTCTCTTGCCGCCATGTTTTACGTTGTCGGGATCTGGGCCTGGCTGAAATTTCGTATTGCTTCGGCCGGCGCTGACAGCCGGCGGCCCTGGGGATTTGCGTTTCTGGCCCTGGTGACGGTGGCCCTGGCCCTGGGGTCCAAGGAGAATGCGGCCCTGTTTCCGGCAGCTCTCCTGCTGGTGGAGGCCTGCTTTTTTGACGCGGCCTGGCTGCGCCGTCTTTTTGTCCGCCCTGTGGTCCCGGTTGCCATTGTTCTGGCAGCCGTCGTTGGCATTGGCATCTGGCTCTTCTCCACCTCCCTGCTGAATGGATACGTGGACCGGCCCTTTGGACTAAAGGAGCGGCTGCTCACTGAGCCTCGAATTCTTTTTTTCTATCTCTACCAGTTTTTAGCGCCGGTGCCGGAAAATTTTTCCATTGATCACGATTTTACCCTTTCCACGTCTTTTGTTCACCCGGTCACCACGCTGCTGTCTGTGGCCGGGATTCTCGGCATGCTGGCGGCGGCCCTTGTCTACAGAAAAAAATATCCCCTGGCCTGTTTTGCCGTGCTGTTTTATTTTGTCCACCACCTGATAGAGTCCACGGTCCTGCCTCTTGAGCTGGTATTTGAACACAGAAACTACCTGCCTTCCATGTTTTTGTTTCTTCCCGTGGCCCTGGGCCTTAACCGGCTTCTGGCCATTTATCGGCAACGAAGCCGGTTTATCTATTATACTATTGCCGGGGTGGCTGCCTTTGGCTTTCTGTTTCTGGGCATATGCACTTATGTGCGAAACTACGACTGGCAATCTCCTGAATCCCTGTGGCAAAGCGCTATCGTAAAAGCCCCGGACCTGACCCGGCCTTACCATAACCTGGCCTGGTTTTACGAGCGAACCGGAGACACGGACAAGGCCCTGGCCCTCTATACAGTGGCCCTTGAAAAAAAGGTCCACGACAAGCGCCTGAAAAAGACCCGGACTTTGGAAAACATGGCCGGTATCTACTACCAGCGCGGGAATTTTGAAAAGGCGCAAAACTGCATGGCCGAGGCCCTGGCCCTGGTAAAGGCCAAAGGCCGGGACACGGGCCTTTCCCGCCGAATGGAGCGGTACTATATGTTCAAGCTCTGCCTGATTTATGCCCGCACGGATCCTTCCCGCGCCCTTGACATGGCAGATCACCTGCTGGCTGAACCAGCCGTCGGGCCGGCCACGAAGTCCCGGCTTTTTGCTTTGCGGGCAAGGATTCTGCTGGCGCAAAACCATTCAAATGCGGCCCTGGCCGAACTGCAACAGGCCCTGGCCCTGGCCCCGGACAAGACAGACCTTTTTCTGCCCCTGGGCGTGGCATTCGGGTTCCTGGAAGAGAGCAAAAAAGGCGAGTGGTTTTTCAGGCAATACATGGCCGGCCGTCCGGATTCAGGGGCCGGGTGGCTTTATCTTGCCGAAAACCGGCTTCTGGCCGGCGATACGAAAAGTGCCCGGCGCTGCATGGCAGCATTTATAGCAACCCGGCCCTTGACACAAATCAACAAACAGATCAAAGATATTGAGACCGGCAACCCGGATCTGCCGCCACTGATGGCGCCGGCCCAATCCCTTGAACTGCTGGGCCAGGTGGTGAGGACCGGTATTGACCGGCAGAAAGGCATACCATGTATCCCGTGA
- a CDS encoding prolipoprotein diacylglyceryl transferase, producing MYPVIQVGNLSSYYLMMLSGIVAGWIAFVFSEDVFWTRPGVIGKSEVIVRLSLGYLAVVILCIQGANWFHYLFDNIPRHVADTLTWRDILFTHPLKTTKVLYGAVFFYPLGIAIAALVAGSRWTPMLNRKAFILFIVLGSVRIGCFLNGCCHGIVSETFGMRFPPGSVAASEHWRRGLTRGFLPPASLPVIPTQLISAIFLVCLALFAFWHYRKGKTHTFVKSVLAYAVFRFLIEFVRDDVDRAYWAGVSTSQWISVFLFAVIGLWAFKRRYRKG from the coding sequence ATGTATCCCGTGATCCAGGTGGGAAACCTTTCCTCATACTACCTGATGATGCTCTCCGGCATCGTGGCAGGATGGATTGCTTTTGTCTTTTCTGAAGATGTGTTCTGGACCCGGCCGGGTGTTATTGGCAAGTCGGAAGTGATTGTGCGGCTTTCCCTGGGCTACCTTGCCGTGGTGATCCTCTGCATTCAGGGCGCCAACTGGTTCCACTACCTGTTTGACAACATTCCCCGCCATGTCGCCGACACCCTGACCTGGCGTGACATTCTCTTTACCCACCCCCTGAAAACAACAAAGGTGCTCTACGGCGCGGTCTTTTTCTATCCCCTGGGCATCGCCATTGCGGCCCTGGTGGCAGGCTCCCGGTGGACACCGATGCTTAACCGGAAAGCCTTTATCCTGTTTATTGTGCTGGGATCTGTCCGGATCGGCTGTTTTTTGAACGGCTGCTGCCACGGCATTGTGTCTGAAACCTTTGGCATGCGTTTTCCCCCCGGTTCCGTGGCTGCTTCCGAACACTGGCGCCGGGGGTTGACCCGTGGTTTTTTGCCGCCGGCCTCGCTGCCGGTGATCCCCACTCAGCTGATCTCGGCCATCTTTCTAGTGTGCCTGGCCCTGTTTGCCTTTTGGCATTACAGAAAAGGCAAAACCCATACCTTTGTAAAGTCGGTGCTGGCCTACGCGGTGTTCCGTTTTTTAATCGAGTTTGTAAGGGATGATGTGGACCGGGCCTACTGGGCAGGGGTTTCCACGTCCCAGTGGATATCGGTTTTTCTGTTTGCCGTGATCGGCCTGTGGGCGTTTAAGAGAAGATACAGGAAAGGATAG
- a CDS encoding phosphatase PAP2 family protein, with protein MVLLKKRNNIFYYLLLWAPYIAVYQVTNRFHIIEPRYLEFSVIDRLIPFLHWMVPVYVSYLAYVFFFIYRCKDDPDLTRIFLLSHFQLVFCALFFVFFPVAFPVDLFYGRHQGMDVFAAFWRWFDAPANCFPSLHAANSLLVIYLVSKSPVWTGWAKRAMMVWGGLVVFSTMACKQHYAIDIAAGFGVFVFTLLIEPYVERYLQRASGASTH; from the coding sequence ATGGTTCTGCTGAAAAAAAGAAACAATATCTTTTATTACCTGCTGCTCTGGGCGCCCTATATCGCCGTCTACCAGGTGACCAACCGGTTTCATATCATTGAGCCCCGGTATCTTGAGTTTTCCGTTATTGACAGGCTGATTCCCTTTTTACACTGGATGGTGCCGGTCTATGTGAGTTATCTGGCCTATGTGTTTTTCTTTATTTACCGGTGCAAAGACGATCCAGACCTGACCCGGATCTTTTTGCTCTCCCACTTTCAGCTGGTTTTCTGCGCCCTGTTTTTCGTGTTTTTTCCGGTGGCCTTTCCCGTGGACCTGTTTTACGGCCGGCACCAGGGCATGGATGTTTTTGCCGCGTTCTGGCGCTGGTTTGACGCGCCTGCCAACTGTTTTCCCAGCCTGCACGCGGCCAACAGCCTGCTGGTGATCTACCTGGTGTCAAAAAGTCCGGTGTGGACGGGATGGGCAAAACGGGCCATGATGGTCTGGGGAGGGCTGGTGGTTTTTTCCACAATGGCCTGCAAGCAGCATTATGCCATTGATATTGCGGCGGGCTTTGGCGTGTTTGTCTTTACCCTGCTGATTGAGCCCTATGTGGAGCGGTACCTTCAACGGGCATCTGGTGCATCTACTCACTGA